The genomic window GTGAACGGAGCCGCGACCTTCCCCGGCCCCGCGGCCCTACTCCCGGTAGGGGGTGCCGCGCTCGTAATCCTCGCCGGTGAGACACCCACGCGAACGGGTGTGGATCGCCTGCTGGCGAGCGGACCGGCTCGAACGGTCGGCCGGTATGCGTTCAGCCTCTACGCGTGGCACTGGGTCGTGCTGGTGCTCGTGGTGCTCATTACCGCGGACTCCGCGATCGGCGTCGTCCAAGGGGCGGCAATCGTCGCGGCTTCGATGGTGCTCGCGGTTCTCTCGCAGCGCTTCATCGAGCGCCCCTCCCAGCAGTCGCCTCCATCACTCCGCCGGTCGCTCGCCATGGGTGTCGTCGTGGCACTCGCGATCACCGGATCGGTCGGCTGGCTGCTCCATTCCGCGCGGCTTGCGACCGACTCCGGTTCGTTGAGCCAGGCCGCGGACGGCTCGAACGAACCTGGAGCAACGGCTGTTGCCGGGGGTGGGCTCGAAGCACCCTCGACCCTGCCGACGGATATCCTGCTCGCGGCGGCTCACGATGTCCCCGCGGTGTACGCAGACGATTGTATTGCGCGTGATCGCGACATCGTGGAATGCGAGTACGGTGACCCCGACTCGGACCGAGTTCTCGCGCTGGTCGGAGGATCGCACTCGGGACAGTGGTTCTCTGCGCTGGCGGAGATCGCCGCAGCGCGCGGATTCCTGCTCCGCACCTACCTCCGCGACGAGTGCTATTTCGGCGAGCCTGGCATGGATCTGTACCTCAGCGACGATTGTGACGCGTGGAACCATGCGGTCGCCGACCGTCTCGCGGAACGGGAGCACATGGTGTTCACCACCGCCACCCGGCCGAACCGTTCCGGGTCCGGGGCGATCGAGTGGGTTCCCGACGGCTATCAGGAGTCCTGGCGTCGTCTCGCCGACGCGGGTGTGCACACGATCGCGATCCGGGACACTCCGTGGCTCGATCATGACCCGATCGATTGCCTGGCCGATGGCGGAGACTCGATCACGTGCGGCGTGCCGCGCGAGATCGAGCTGCTTCCGACGAATCCCGCCGCATCCGTTTCGCTTCCCGACGTCACCCACGTCGATCTCAACGACTTCATCTGCCCCGACGACTTCTGCCCGGCGATCATCGGCGGCACGCCCGTGTATCGCGACCCCAACCATCTCACTGCGCGCTACGCCGCCTCGATCTCGCCGATGCTGGACATCCGGCTCGGCGAGGCGACCGGGTGGTGGTGAGCATGGCCGTTCATGGCATCCGCCCAGGCTCCGCCCGAGACGAGCCCATTCACCGAGGAGTCCCGACGTGATCACCACCACTCCGACCACATTCGACGGCCATACGGCGAAGACGACGCTCTCCATCGATGGCCGAGCCTTCGACCTGCAATACCGTGCACACAACAAGTTGCGGCCGCCGAGGAACTGGGGCGACGTCTGGCTGCCCCTCGCACTGTTCCCTGCGATGCGATTGCAGCGACGACTCCGGTTGGGCGACCCCGTTTCGCCGCGCCTGTCGAGGTCGATGAAGAGCCTGCAAGGGCTCCTGCATGAGTGGTATCCCGAGTTTCGTTCCATCGCGGTCGAGCACCCGGCTGGCACCGTTCGCGTGAGCAGGCGCCGCCGGGTCGCGCAGTTCTTCACCGGCGGGGTCGACTCATTCTCCACGCTTCGAGCGAATCCCGATGTCGAGGTCCTCGTCTACGGACATGACCTCGTTCACGACGTCGAGGCGGTTCGTGAACGCATCTCGAGCCATCTCGCGCGCGCGGCCCACGACACGGGACGCGAGCTGCTCGAGATCGACATGGACGTCCGCCGAATGCTCGATGAGTTCGGTGAGTGGGGTGGACAGACGCATGGGGCGGTGCTGGCCTCGATCGGCGCGCTCGCCGGACGAACCGTCGGCGACATCCTGATCCCTTCCACCCACTCGTACTCATCTCCTGAGCCATGGGGATCGCATCCGATGCTCGATCACTTGTGGACTTCGGACCAGCTCGCCGTCGTCCACGACGGAGCCGAACTGTCGCGGTTCGAGAAGATCCGCCTGCTCGATGCGACGGCGCTCCGATACCTGCGCGTCTGCTGGCAGACGACAACGACGATCAACTGCTCTGAGTGCGAGAAGTGCGTACGGACGATGACTTCGCTCGAGATCCTCGGTCGTCTTGACGAAGCGACGACGTTCCGCGCGCCATTGCCGCTCAGTCGGCTCCGCACGCTCGATATCCGGAACGCGAGCGATCGCGCCTTCACCATCGAGAACCTCGAGGCGGCCGCTCGGGCTGGTCGCGGGGACATCGTGGACGCGCTCCGGAGCGCCTTGGCTGGTTGACCGCCGTCGGATCGCAGCCGTGCGGTAGGGGGAGCCGTGTTCGCCGCCGGATCAGGCTCCGAGTTCGCGGAATGCCAGGCTCGAGGCATCCGTCGCGTCGGCGGTGACCGGCGCGAACGCGTCGAAGCCGTCGGCGGTGACGCGGTCGAGCAGCGCCCGGAAGTTCTTCACGCGGCGTTCCAGCCGCACCCTGGCGCCGGATGCCACGAGCTCGGCCTTGAGCGCGAGCAGCGCGCCCTGCGGGACGTCGGCGTCGTAGACGAGCACGACGGCGCGGGGCCGATCGGCGGCCGAGGCGCCGATGAGGTCGACGATCCGCTCGAACCCGATCGAGAACCCGCACGCGGGAACCTCGCGGCCGAGGAACCGGCCGATCATCCCGTCGTACCGGCCGCCGCCGCCGAGCGAGTAGCCGAAGTCGGGGTGGGCGATCTCGAAGATCGTGCCGGTGTAGTAGCCCATGCCGCGCACCAGGGTCGGGTCGAACTCGATCGCCGCCCCGGGCAGGGCGGTACGGAGCGCGAGCAGGTCGCGGTACGCGTCGAGGTCGAGCCACGACGGCGGCGGCACGACCCCGTCGTGCAAGTGCCAGTCGGCGTTCGCGAGCGCCACGAGCTCGGCCGCGACATCCGCCGACCCGCCGACGATGCCGAGCTCCCGCAGTTCGCGGGCCACGCCCTCCGGGCCGATCTTGTCGAGCTTGTCGATGGTGATGAGCGCGCGCTCCCGCAGGTCGTCGGCGACGCCCCATGACGCGAGCACCCCCGCGAGGATGCGCCGGTCGTTGAGGCGGATCGTGCAGCCGGTGAGCCCGAGCTCGTCGAGGGCGGCGACGGTCGCGGTGAGCAGCTCGAGTTCGGCGAGCGGCCCCGCCTCGCCGATGATGTCGATGTCGCACTGCACGAATTGCCGGTATCGGCCCTTCTGCGGGCGCTCGGCGCGCCAGACCGGCGCGATCTGGATCGCCCGGAAGACCGGAGGGAGCTCGGCCTGGTGCGTGGCGTAGAACCGCGCCAGCGGCACGGTGAGGTCGTATCGCAGGCCGAGGTCCGCGAGCGAGAGCGCGTCGCCGGAGGCCGCCGCCGCCGCGAGGTCGTCGCCCGTGAGCCCTCGCTTCATGACCGCGAACGCGAGCTTCTCGTTGTCGCCGCCGAGCCCGGCGTGCAGGCGCGAGGCGTCCTCCATCACCGGCGTCTCGATCTCGTCGAAGCCGTGCGACGCGTACACGCGGCGGATGACGCCGAGCGCGTGCTCGCGACGGGCCTTCTCGGCGGGCAGGAAGTCGCGCATGCCGCGCGGGGGCGTGACGGAAGCGGCCATGCGCTCCATTCTTCCAGTCCGCGGCGTGCACCCGATTCCGCAGGGCTTCCCACCCTCGCATCCGGGGGCGAGCCCCACTGCGGAGACGGCGTCGCGATCCGTACGCTCGCCGGGTCCACCGAATCGAACGGAGCCGCCTGCCGTGTCCGAGATCGACCTCGCGCGCCTCGCGTTCGCGCTCAGTGCCGCGCTGCACTGGGTGTTCGTCATCGTGACGCTCGGCCTCGTGCCCATCGTCGCGACGCTGCACACGGTCGCCGTGGCGACCGGGAACCCGCGCACCGAGCAGCTCACGCGACACCTCGGCCAGGTGTACCTCATCAACTACGCGACGGGCATCGTCTCGGGCCTCGTGATGGAGTTCCAGATCGGCATGAACTGGTCGGGGCTCGGCGAGGTGACCGGCAACGTGTTCGGGGCGCCGCTCGCGATCGAGACGATCGTCGCCTTCTTCGCCGAGGCCACGTTCCTCGGCCTGTGGATCTTCGGCTGGCGCGTCCTCCCGCGCTGGCTGCACGTCGCACTCATCTGGCTGGTCGTCGCGACCGCGTACCTCTCGGCGTTCTGGGTCCTGGTGGCCAACGGGTTCATGCACAACCCCGTCGGCTTCGAACTGCGCGACGGCGTGGCGGTGCTCACCGACTTCGGCGCGGTGCTCGCCAACCGCAGCACCTGGCTCGCCCTCGCGCATATCGTCGGCGCCGCCGGCTGGGTGGGCGGTTTCGTCGTCGCCGGCATCGGGGCGAGGATGCTGCTGCGCGACCGGGCGGATGCCTCGGGCCGCACGCTCGTGCGCATCGGCATCCCGATCGTGGCGGTGGCGGCACCGCTGCTCGTCGTCGCGGGCGGCATGCAGTTCCCCTTCGCACGCACCTCGGACGCATCGGTCGAGTTCGCGGCCTCGCCGGGGTGGGCCGACGTGCTCCTCGGCGTCATGGCCCTGTTCGGCGTGCTGACCACGCTCGCGACCTGGTTCGCGATGCTGCCGCTGCTGATCCGCACGGCGGTCGCGAGGGTGCGCCCGCTGCTGCACCTGATGGTGTGGATGATGCCCGTGCCCGTGCTCGTCGCCGTGTGCGGCTGGATCGTGCGGGAGACCGCGCGCCAGCCGTGGGCGGTGGCCGGAGTGGTCACCGTCGAGGACGCCGCGACGACGCTCCCGGTCGGCATGCTGGCCGCCTTCGGCGTCGCGACCGTCGCGGTCACGGCGACCCTGCTGGTCGTCGACTGGTCGCTCATCGCCCGCACGATCGCGCGGGGGCCCGAGGCATCCGCCCTCGGGGCCGGGCCCGCCGCCGACGTCGGAGCGCCCGTCGTGGCGCAGGAGGTGAGGTACTGATGGATGCCGCGCTCATCGCGGTGCAGGCGACGCTCGCCGTGCTCCTCGCCGGCTACCTCGTGGTCGAGGGCGGCGTCATCGGGGCAGGCATGCGGGCCTGGCCGGCACGCACGACCGCGAGCACCACCGCGCGCACGACGGCCGCGGCTCCCGCGCATCCCGGCACCGGCATCGGCGTCGGGTTCCTCCTGTCGGAGGCGTGGACCGTCGCGGTCATCGGCCTCCTCGCCGGCGCGTTCACGGCATACGAGGCCGGGCTGCTCGTCGGTGCGTACCCGTTCGCCGCGGCGTACCTCGTCGCCTGGCTCGTGCGCGACGGGGCGCTCTGGTTCGGGCCGCGCCGCGCGTCGGCCCGCTGGGCGCGCACGTGGTCGAGGCTGCTCGCTGCCTCGAGCGCCGTGATGGCCTCGGCATCCGGTGCCCTGCTCGGCGCGGCCGTCGCCGTCGCTCCCGCCGGACATCACGTCGAGGCCGGTGCCGCGATCGCCTCGCCGCTCGTCTGGCTCGGCGCGATCACGGCGCCGGTGCTGATGCGGCTGCTCGGAAGCGCCGATGCCTCCCGCACCCGGACCGCCGCGACGATCGCGGCCGCCGGGTTCGCCGTCGCGCTCGTCGCCGTCGGCAGCCCGGTGCTCACGGGCCTGGCCTCGGATCCGGCGACGCTCGCCGTGATCGCGGCGGCCGGCCTGCCGGTGCTGGTGCCCGTGATCGCCGTGCAATTCGCGTGGTGGTTGCGGAGCCGCTCGCCGTCCCCGTTCTTCACGTGGCCGTCGCCTGCTGCGGCGGCGCCTGTGCCTGCGGCTGCGCCGGCGGCGTGAGCTCGGCTCAGCCGGCTGCGGCCTCGACGCCCCGCACCCGGTCGCCGAATCCGCGGATCGCGCCGCGAAGCGCACGCTCGGGGTCGAGGCCGCGCGCACGCGCGGCCGCGACGATCGCGAACAGCTCGGCCCCCAACTCCTCCTCGTCGGCGAGTCGAGCGACGAGGGCCTCCGCCGTCGGCGAGGCATCCGGGGCGACATCCGCCTTCTCGGCCTTGCCGATGACCTTGTCGGCCAGCGCCAACGCGGGCATGCCGGCCGGCACGCCGTCGAGCACGCTCGTGCGGTGCGGCTTCTCGCTCGCCTTGAGGTCCTCCCAGAACGCGACGACGTCGGCCGCGGTCTCGGCCTCGCGGTCGCCGAAGACGTGCGGATGCCGCGACACCATCTTCGCCGTCATGTGACGTGCCACGTCGTCGATGTCGAAGTGCTCCCCCGGCGTGTGGGCGGCGAGGTCGGCGTGGAACAGCACCTGGTACAGCACGTCGCCGAGCTCCTCGATCATCTCGGCGCGGTCACCCGACTCGATCGCCTCGACCAGCTCCCAGCACTCCTCGACCAGGTAGCGCACGAGGCTCTCATGGGTCTGCTCGGCATCCCAGGGGCATCCGCCGGGCGCGCGCAGCCGGGCGACCATCGCGACCAGCTCCTCGAGGCCCTCGTGCGTTCCCGACTCGGCGTGCTCGCTCATGCCGACAGCCTAGGCGCGGGCAGCCGGCTCAGTGGATCGCCGCGAGCGCGACGCCGACGACCAGGAACAACGATCCGAAGACCCGGTTGAGCACCGTCTGGCCGCGCACCGACCGGGTGACCCGTCGGAACGACCGCGCGGCGATCGCGAAGAACCCCCACATGACGGCGACGTCGACCGCGATCACGGTGGCCGCGACCATGAGGTACTGCGGCAGCAGCGGGGCATCCGTCCGGATGAACTGCGGCAGGAACGCGAGGAAGAAGACGATGGCCTTCGGGTTCAGCAGGTTGACCAGCAGGCCCCGCCGGAACAAAGACCACGCCGACTCCGTCGCGAGAGCCGTGGCCGCCGGCGACGTGGCCGGGCCACCGGGCGCCGCCGGATCATCGCCCGGCGCCGCCACCGGGCGCGCGAGGAACTGCCGGATGCCGAGGTAGACGAGGTACGCCGCACCGCCGTACCGGATGACGTCGAACAGCAGCGGCGAATTCGCGACCAGCACCCCGAGGCCGAGCGCCACGATCACGATGTGCACGACGAGGGCCGCCTGCTGGCCGAGGATCCCCCAGATCGAGCGCAACAGGCCGACGCCGAGCGCGTTGCGCATGGTGTTGATCGCACCCGCACCGGGCGTGAAGCTGATCACCACGCTCGCCGCGAGCAGGGCGAGCCAGAGGGGGACGGACACCAGACGATGATAGGTCGCCGCGCGACCGGGCCCGGCCGCCCGTTAGGATTCCATGAGGAGTGCCGGGAAGTCTGGTCGGCCGACGCCCGTCGTCGAACACGACTTCCGACGCGCCGAGCCGAGTGCCGAGCGCCGACGCCTGACAGGGGATCTGCATGCACCTGCTCCGTTCCGAACGACTCTCCGCCATCCTGCTGCTCATCGCGGCAGGGCTCGGCCTCCTCCTCGCGAACCTGTCATTCGGCCCCGAGCTGATCGACCTCAAGAACGCGCACATCGACCTGCACGCGATCGGGCTCGACCTCTCGGTCGGCCACTGGATCAGCGACGGCCTGCTCGCGGTCTTCTTCTTCATCGTCGCCGTCGAACTCAAGCGCGAGCTCGTGATCGGCGAACTCAACTCGTTGTCGAAGGCGCTGCTGCCGGCGATCGCCGCGATCGGCGGCGTGGTCGTGCCCGCGCTCATCTTCCTCGCCTTCACGTTCGGCACGGAGACGGCCAACGGCTGGCCGATCCCCACCGCGACCGACATCGCGTTCGCCCTCGGCATCCTGGCGGTGTTCGGCCGCTGGCTGCCCATGCGCGTGCGCGTGTTCCTGCTCGCGCTCGCCGTGATCGACGACCTCATCGCGATCCTGTTCATCGCGTTCTTCTTCACCGCCGACGCCGACCTCGCCTCGCTCGGGTTCGCGGCGATCGCGATCGCCCTGTTCGGCGCGGTCAGCCGCATCATGAAGCCCCGCTCGCCGTGGATCCTCGCGCGCAGGCCGCAGTGGCCGATCGTCCTCGTGCTGTGCGTGCTCGCGGTGCTCGCCTGGTACTTCGTCTACCAGTCGGGCGTGCACGCCACGATCGCGGGCGTCGCCCTCGGGTTCGTGATGTCGCGCCGCCCCGGCGGGCGCGCGGCGCACGCGCTCGAACCGTGGTCGAACGGCGTCATCCTGCCGCTGTTCGCCCTGTCGGCCGCGATGGTCGCGATCCCGCAGGTGCGTCCGAGCGAACTCGACCCGGCGTTCTGGGGCATCCTCGTCGGCCTGCCGGTCGGCAAGATCATCGGCATCACGCTCGTCGGCGTGCTCTCGGCGCTCGTCGTGCGGAAGAAATCGGGCACCCCGGCTCTCGGGTTCACCGACCTCCTCGTCGTCGGAGCCCTCGGCGGCGTGGGCTTCACGGTGTCGCTCCTCATGAACGAACTCGCGTTCGCCGCGCAGCGGGACGTCGCCGACGAGGGCACGCTCGCGGTACTCCTCGGGTCGGGCATCGCGATCGTGATCTCCGCGATCGCGGTCACGCTGCGCTCGAACTGGTATCGCACGCAGAAGCGCGCATCCAAGGGCGTCGGCGGCGCGTTCTCGCGCTGACGTCGCCATGGCACGATGGACGGGTGCCGACGAACGACCCTGCCAGCCGACACCTGACCGCCGAGCTCGCCCCCGTGCGCTACCGCGGGTTGCGGAAGGCGGTGCACTACGTCGTCCTCACCGCGGGCGAGGCGATGGGGCTCGGTGGCCCGTCCGTCGCCGACCTGGTCGTCCGGCGTCGTGACACCGACCTGCCGATCATCCGCACGAAGGCGGGCTCGCTCGACGTGGCGGATCGGCTGCTGCTCGCGGTGCGCGCCGACCTCGACCGGCTGAGCGTCGAGGAGTTCATCGCCGAGTGGGGTCACCTGCGCGACTGAGGCCTCGCCCGATCAGCGCACGGATGCCTCAGCCGTCGCGCCTCCCGCGCTTCCGTCGGCGGGCTGCTCGACCGGGAAGATCGCCGTCAGCAGCCGCGACACCCACTCGATGAGGTCGGCGTCGCCCGGCGCCTCGCCCCCCGGGGTCGGGAACGGCACGAGGATCACGTCGTTCTGCGCGAAGACCTTGGCGCCCGGGTAGAGGCGTTCGAGCCGCACGCGACGCGAGTCCGGGATCCTCGCCGGTGCGATCCGCAGCTTGGTGCCGGTCGCGATGAGGTCGCTGAGGCCGGCGACCTGCGCCTGGCGGCGCAGCCGCGACACCGACACGAGGTGCTGCACCGTCTCGGGAGGTTCGCCGTACCGGTCGACGAGCTCCTCGACGACGAGGTCGATCTGCCCGTCCTTCGCCGCGGGACCCGACGCCGCGGACAGCTTCTGGTAGGCCTCGAGCCGGAGCCGCTCGGACTCGATGTACTCCTCGGGGATGTGCGCGTCGACCGGCAGCTCGAGGCGCAGCTCGGTCTGCCCCTCGGCGACGTCGCCACGGAACGCCGACACGGCCTCGCCGATCATGCGCAGGTACAGGTCGAACCCGACACCGGCGATGTGGCCGGCCTGCTCGGCGCCGAGCAGGTTGCCGGCGCCGCGGATCTCGAGGTCCTTCAGCGCGATCTGCATGCCGCCGCCGAGCTCGTTGTTCGCCGCGATCGTCGAGAGGCGGTCGTGCGCCGTCTCCGACAGCGGCTTCGCCGGGTCGTAGAGGAAGTAGGCGTAGGCGCGCTCGCGCCCACGACCGACCCGGCCGCGGAGCTGGTGCAGCTGCGAGAGGCCGTACTTGTCGGCGCGGTCGATGATGATCGTGTTCGCGTTCGAGATGTCGAGGCCGGTCTCGATGATGGTCGTCGAGACGAGCACGTCGAACTTGCGCTCCCAGAAGTCGTTCACGATCTGCTCGAGCACGTGCTCGTTGAGCTGGCCGTGCGCCACCGCGATCCTGGCCTCGGGCACGAGCTCGGCGAGTTGCGCCGCCACCCGGTTGATCGACGAGACGCGGTTGTGCACGAAGAACACCTGGCCTTCGCGCAGCATCTCGCGCCGGATCGCGGCGCCGACCTGCTGCTCGGTGTAAGGCCCGACATAGGTGAGGATCGGATGCCGGTCCTCCGGCGGGGTCGCGAGCGTCGACATCTCGCGGATGCCGGTGACCGCCATCTCGAGCGTGCGCGGGATCGGCGTGGCACTCATCGCCAGGATGTCGACGTTCGTCTTCAGCTTCTTCAGCGCGTCCTTGTGCTCGACGCCGAACCGCTGCTCCTCGTCGATGATCATGAGCCCCAGGTCCTTGAAGACGACCTTCTCCGTGAGGATGCGGTGCGTGCCGATCACCATGTCGACGGTGCCGTCGACGAGGCCGGCGAGCGTCTCGCGCACCTCCCGGTCGGTCTGGAACCGGCTGAGGGGGCGCACGTGCACCGGGAACCCGGCGAACCGCTCGTTGAACGTCTCGAGGTGCTGCTTGGCGAGCAGGGTCGTGGGCACGAGCATCGCGACCTGCTTGCCGTCCTGGATGGCCTTGAACGCCGCGCGCACCGCGACCTCGGTCTTGCCGAAGCCGACGTCGCCCGCGAGCAACCGGTCCATCGGGATGGGCCGTTCCATGTCGGCCTTCACCTCGTCGATGGTCTGCAGCTGGTCGTGCGTCTCGGCGTAGGGGAACGCCTCCTCCAGCTCGTGCTGCCACGGCGTGTCCGGCCCGAACGCGTGCCCCTTCGACGCCATCCGCGCCGAGTACAGCTTCACGAGCTCGACGGCGATATCGCGCACGGCCTTGCGGGCGCGGCCCTTCGCCTGCGCCCAGTCACTGCCGCCCATCTTCGAGAGCGACGGAGCCTCGCCGCCGACGTACCGGCTGAGCAGGTCGAGCTGGTCCATCGGCACGAACAGTCGGTCGCCCGGCTGGCCGCGCTTGGACGGCGCGTACTCGATGACGAGGTATTCGCGCACCGCCGTCGGCTGCGCCGCGATGCCGGCGGTGCGGCTCGGACCCTTGGGCCGGGTGCCGGTCGCGACCTCGCGCTGCACCATCTCGACGAACCGGCCGATGCCGTGCGTCGAGTGCACGACGTGGTCGCCGGGCTTGAGCTGGAGCGGGTCGACGACGTTGCGGCGCCGAGCGGCGAGCTTCTTGCCCTGGCGGGCGTCGTAACCGGCGCTGCGACCGTAGAACTCGGCTTCGGCGATGAGCCCGAGCTTCGCCTCGGCGACCTCGTAGCCGCGCGAGGCGTCGGCCTGGACGAGGTACGCGACGCCGGGTTCGAGGTCGGCCGGCACCTCCTCGACGATGCGACCGGCGAGTCCGTGGTCGGCGAGCACGTCGCGTGCGCGTTCGACGAGCCCGATGCCGGCGGCGGCGAGCACGAGGCTCCAGCCGTCGCGCAGGCGATCGCCCACGTGCTGCACGGCGCCGTCGACGTTGCCCTGGAAGCTCGGCACCGTCGAAGCGCCGACGCGGACGTACGAGCCGTCGATGCCGCTGTCGGTCGCGGCGTCCTCAGCCGCCTCCCCGGCGTCGAACGCCGAGAAGGTCCACCACACGCGCTGCGGGTCCGCCTCGCCGGGAGCGCTGAACAGGGCGGCCTCGCGGAGGTCGCGGATGCTCAGGAAGTCGCCCGCGGCGAGGTCGATCGGGGCCTCGGCGCCCATCGTCGCGGCACTCCACGCCGCACCCAGGAACTCGCGGTTCGTCTCGGCGAGGCTCGCGGCACGGCCGGCGACGCGCTCGGGCTCGACGACGGCGACGGCCGCCTGCTCCGGCAGGTAGTGGGCGAGGGGCACCAGCCGGTCGAGCAGGGCGGGTGCCAGCGACTCCATGCCCTCGACCGGGATGCCCTCGCCGAGCTTCTCGAGCATGCCCGCGAGCGTGGGGAACTCGTGCTGCATCTCTCTCGCGCGCTGGCGCACCGCCGGGGTCAGCAGCAGTTCGCGGCTGGGCGAGAGGCGGACGTGCTCGATGCGCTCGGGCAGCGACCGCTGGTCGGCGACCGAGAACGCGCGGATCTCCTCGACCTCGTCGCCGAAGAAGTCGACCCGCACGGGGTGGTCGGCCGTCGGCGGGAAGACGTCGAGGATGCCGCCGCGCACCGCGAACTCGCCGCGGCGCGAGACCAGGTCGACGCGCGCGTACGCGAGGTCGACGAGCTGCTCGGCGATGCGCGCGAGGTCGTGCCCGCGGCCGCCGGGTGCGAGCACGATCGGCTCGAGGTCGGCGAGGTTGTCGGCGATCGGCTGAAGGGCTGCGCGAACCGACGCGACGATGACCAGCGGATGCCGCTCCCCCGCGCCCTGCGACCACTCGCGCATGCGGCGCAGCGCGTGCAGCCGGCGCCCGACCGTCTCGGCGGAGGGGCTCAGTCGCTCGTGCGGCAGGGTCTCCCACGCGGGGAACTCGACGAGCTCGGCGTCGGGCAGGTACGGCGCGATCGCGGCTCGCAGCGCCTCGCCCTCGCGGCTCGTCGGCGTCACGACGAGCACGGCGGGCGCGAGCCCGGCGTCGGCGCGGCGCTGCAGCAGGGCCGCGATCAGGGCCGGGTCGAACCCGGTCGGCACCGAGAAGTCGGCGTTGCGCTGCGCTTCGGCGAGGGCTCGATCGACCGTGGAGGCGCGCGAAAGCGCCGTGTTCAGACCCTGCAGACTCACCCGACGAGTCTACGCGGGGCCTCCGACACCGTCGCCCGCGCGACGCCTGCGCACGAGTCGCCGTGGGTGGGTGCCCGGTAGCATGGGCGCCGCGCACCCGAGCCCCTGGAGGTCCCCCGCATGATCATCGCCGCCGCCGACGGATCCGCGCTCGGCAACCCGGGGCCCGCGGGCTGGGCCTGGTTCGTCGACGAGGGATGCTGGGCCGCTGGCGGGTGGACCCGCGCGACCAACAACCAGGGGGAGTTGAAGGCGGTGCTCGAGCTGTTCCGGGCGACCGCGCACCTCGACGACGACCTGCTCGTGCAGTGCGA from Agromyces sp. LHK192 includes these protein-coding regions:
- the mfd gene encoding transcription-repair coupling factor, coding for MSLQGLNTALSRASTVDRALAEAQRNADFSVPTGFDPALIAALLQRRADAGLAPAVLVVTPTSREGEALRAAIAPYLPDAELVEFPAWETLPHERLSPSAETVGRRLHALRRMREWSQGAGERHPLVIVASVRAALQPIADNLADLEPIVLAPGGRGHDLARIAEQLVDLAYARVDLVSRRGEFAVRGGILDVFPPTADHPVRVDFFGDEVEEIRAFSVADQRSLPERIEHVRLSPSRELLLTPAVRQRAREMQHEFPTLAGMLEKLGEGIPVEGMESLAPALLDRLVPLAHYLPEQAAVAVVEPERVAGRAASLAETNREFLGAAWSAATMGAEAPIDLAAGDFLSIRDLREAALFSAPGEADPQRVWWTFSAFDAGEAAEDAATDSGIDGSYVRVGASTVPSFQGNVDGAVQHVGDRLRDGWSLVLAAAGIGLVERARDVLADHGLAGRIVEEVPADLEPGVAYLVQADASRGYEVAEAKLGLIAEAEFYGRSAGYDARQGKKLAARRRNVVDPLQLKPGDHVVHSTHGIGRFVEMVQREVATGTRPKGPSRTAGIAAQPTAVREYLVIEYAPSKRGQPGDRLFVPMDQLDLLSRYVGGEAPSLSKMGGSDWAQAKGRARKAVRDIAVELVKLYSARMASKGHAFGPDTPWQHELEEAFPYAETHDQLQTIDEVKADMERPIPMDRLLAGDVGFGKTEVAVRAAFKAIQDGKQVAMLVPTTLLAKQHLETFNERFAGFPVHVRPLSRFQTDREVRETLAGLVDGTVDMVIGTHRILTEKVVFKDLGLMIIDEEQRFGVEHKDALKKLKTNVDILAMSATPIPRTLEMAVTGIREMSTLATPPEDRHPILTYVGPYTEQQVGAAIRREMLREGQVFFVHNRVSSINRVAAQLAELVPEARIAVAHGQLNEHVLEQIVNDFWERKFDVLVSTTIIETGLDISNANTIIIDRADKYGLSQLHQLRGRVGRGRERAYAYFLYDPAKPLSETAHDRLSTIAANNELGGGMQIALKDLEIRGAGNLLGAEQAGHIAGVGFDLYLRMIGEAVSAFRGDVAEGQTELRLELPVDAHIPEEYIESERLRLEAYQKLSAASGPAAKDGQIDLVVEELVDRYGEPPETVQHLVSVSRLRRQAQVAGLSDLIATGTKLRIAPARIPDSRRVRLERLYPGAKVFAQNDVILVPFPTPGGEAPGDADLIEWVSRLLTAIFPVEQPADGSAGGATAEASVR